A DNA window from Actinokineospora baliensis contains the following coding sequences:
- a CDS encoding signal peptidase I codes for MSRENVRRRRWGWAKALPGYLAGSVLSGLFWLVAWCVLPSVLSWHSYVVLSGSMAPAIRTGDVVVVGDLLTDHPVPGAVIAFDDPARHGKVLMHRVLKVNDDSTLITKGDANADADSTPVSVESVHGQGRLRVPWVGLPAHWARVGDWLSLGLAVLVLVGLAALAWWRPGQQPPRRPPPRGPRHAVGRGSTARRIITVSAVGMLLFVSTNGGFAGWATSTTTSGNALGSSATFPTYSASVTGDSPLLYHRSDDAASSSATSTAADSSGNSRPGQYNMPTNGPYTHWRFDEGTGTNAGDSSGGVNTGVLTNGPTWSTGVMGAAVTMDGVNDRVISTTNSPVATDTSFSASIWVKTTSASGTAVAFTQQGANTGAWYLYQQGGKWRFGLPRSDASSGTEDYAQSTTSTAASTWVHLVGVYDDPGNAIRIYVNGSLETSTTRSDSYEWKATSSLVAGGIYRGGSWLYPWSGQLDDARIYQRALGASEISGIYDAASAPNAQYNLEQSGTSATDSGPYGYNGTLQNGATWNTTGRTGRSLTLDGVDDYVSASTFTVRTDTSFTAAAWVYISSAGGVDRTLLAKDGTNVNAFALSYIPATTKYAFTMPASDTTGASTVRVSSSSSAIANAWTYVVGVWDAVNGQMKIYLNGALEGTTSRSGGWNGTGQLSIGRGYSGSAGVQYWPGRIDEVQLYNRVLTAAEVDDIYTRPSMDWQYDDNLATTVSDSSGNGNYGTMNNVQWSDTSVSGTSGYFDGSSSWTVSQAASLRTDESFTVSGWAYLTTPNGDRSIVAQQGSVGSGYLLGADIASTRWCFRIPRTDANSPTYDAVYSQAIAQQNGWYHIVGVYQAGAETLRLYVNAVLQDSATRGGTPWNATGTVQVGRALRSGSQMDYFYGYLDKVRTIQAALSTAQVQDLYSEGSPPPPTLPVAGALSPMTAGQPGALQGAQQGQTSSTAVAFNGTSNAANLTSFSNPSSFTVETWFKTSSPWGGLIAGFYNTVSTSSTSRDRVVYLDKNGKLVFAVNPSTIKSITSTSSYNDGTWHHVAASLGSGGMKLYVDGNLVAQDATTTTAQNFTGYWRWGGGGLPNYPNRPLSDYLVGTIDEYAVFGSQLTDAQVRRHYHANH; via the coding sequence ATGAGCCGGGAGAACGTGCGTCGACGACGGTGGGGTTGGGCCAAGGCCCTGCCCGGCTACCTCGCGGGCTCGGTGCTCTCCGGCCTGTTCTGGCTGGTCGCCTGGTGCGTGCTGCCCTCGGTCCTGTCCTGGCACTCCTACGTCGTGCTGTCCGGGTCGATGGCCCCCGCCATCCGCACCGGCGACGTCGTCGTGGTGGGCGACCTGCTCACCGACCACCCCGTGCCGGGCGCGGTCATCGCGTTCGACGACCCCGCCCGGCACGGCAAGGTGCTGATGCACCGGGTCCTCAAGGTCAACGACGACTCCACCCTCATCACCAAGGGCGACGCCAACGCCGACGCCGACAGCACCCCGGTCAGCGTCGAGTCGGTGCACGGCCAGGGGCGCCTGCGGGTGCCCTGGGTCGGCCTGCCCGCGCACTGGGCGCGGGTCGGGGACTGGCTGTCGCTCGGGTTGGCCGTGCTGGTCCTCGTCGGGCTCGCCGCTCTCGCGTGGTGGCGGCCGGGCCAACAACCACCCCGGCGGCCGCCGCCGCGGGGACCCCGGCACGCGGTGGGCCGTGGCTCGACCGCGCGCCGGATCATCACCGTCTCAGCCGTGGGCATGCTGCTGTTCGTTTCGACGAACGGCGGCTTCGCCGGTTGGGCGACCTCCACAACGACCTCGGGCAACGCCCTGGGGTCGTCGGCGACGTTCCCCACCTACTCGGCGTCGGTCACCGGTGACAGCCCACTGCTGTACCACCGGTCGGACGACGCCGCCTCGTCGTCGGCGACCAGCACCGCGGCCGACTCCTCGGGCAACAGCAGGCCGGGGCAGTACAACATGCCCACGAACGGCCCCTACACGCACTGGCGCTTCGACGAGGGGACGGGCACCAACGCGGGTGACTCCTCCGGCGGGGTCAACACCGGCGTGCTCACCAACGGGCCGACCTGGTCGACCGGGGTGATGGGCGCCGCCGTGACCATGGACGGGGTCAACGACCGCGTCATCAGCACGACCAACTCGCCGGTCGCGACCGACACCAGCTTCTCCGCGTCGATCTGGGTCAAGACCACCTCGGCGAGCGGGACCGCGGTCGCCTTCACCCAGCAGGGCGCCAACACCGGTGCCTGGTACCTCTACCAGCAGGGCGGCAAGTGGCGCTTCGGCCTGCCCCGCAGCGACGCCTCCAGCGGCACCGAGGACTACGCGCAGTCGACCACCTCGACCGCCGCCAGCACCTGGGTGCACCTCGTCGGCGTCTACGACGACCCGGGCAACGCGATCCGGATCTACGTCAACGGCTCCCTGGAGACCTCGACGACCCGCTCCGACTCGTACGAGTGGAAGGCGACGAGCTCGTTGGTCGCGGGCGGCATCTACCGGGGCGGCAGCTGGCTCTACCCGTGGTCGGGTCAGCTCGACGACGCCCGGATCTACCAGCGTGCCCTGGGCGCCAGCGAGATCAGCGGCATCTACGACGCCGCGTCCGCCCCGAACGCCCAGTACAACCTGGAGCAGTCCGGCACCTCCGCCACCGACAGCGGGCCTTACGGCTACAACGGCACCCTGCAGAACGGCGCGACCTGGAACACCACCGGCCGCACCGGGCGCTCGCTCACCCTCGACGGCGTCGACGACTACGTCAGCGCGTCCACCTTCACCGTGCGCACCGACACCAGCTTCACCGCGGCGGCCTGGGTCTACATCAGCAGCGCGGGCGGTGTGGACCGGACGCTGCTGGCCAAGGACGGCACGAACGTGAACGCGTTCGCGCTGTCCTACATCCCCGCCACGACCAAGTACGCCTTCACCATGCCCGCTTCCGACACGACCGGAGCGTCCACGGTCCGGGTGTCGTCCAGTTCGAGTGCCATCGCCAACGCGTGGACCTACGTGGTGGGGGTCTGGGACGCGGTCAACGGGCAGATGAAGATCTACCTCAACGGCGCGCTCGAGGGCACGACCAGCCGCAGCGGCGGCTGGAACGGCACCGGGCAGTTGTCGATCGGCCGCGGCTACAGCGGCAGCGCGGGCGTGCAGTACTGGCCGGGGCGGATCGACGAGGTGCAGCTCTACAACCGGGTGCTGACCGCGGCCGAGGTCGACGACATCTACACCCGGCCCAGCATGGACTGGCAGTACGACGACAACCTGGCCACCACCGTGTCCGACTCCTCCGGCAACGGCAACTACGGCACCATGAACAACGTCCAGTGGTCCGACACCTCGGTCTCCGGTACGTCCGGCTACTTCGACGGGTCGAGCAGCTGGACGGTCAGCCAGGCGGCGTCGCTGCGCACCGACGAGAGCTTCACCGTGTCCGGGTGGGCCTACCTGACCACCCCCAACGGCGACCGCAGCATCGTCGCGCAGCAGGGTTCCGTCGGCAGCGGCTACCTGCTCGGCGCCGACATCGCCTCGACGAGGTGGTGCTTCCGCATCCCCCGCACGGACGCGAACTCCCCGACCTACGACGCCGTCTACAGCCAGGCCATCGCCCAGCAGAACGGGTGGTACCACATCGTCGGCGTGTACCAGGCGGGCGCGGAGACCTTGCGCCTGTACGTCAACGCTGTCCTGCAGGACAGCGCCACACGCGGTGGCACGCCGTGGAACGCCACCGGAACCGTCCAGGTCGGACGCGCGCTGCGCAGCGGTTCGCAGATGGACTACTTCTACGGCTACCTCGACAAGGTCCGCACCATCCAGGCGGCACTGTCCACCGCCCAGGTCCAGGACCTCTACAGCGAGGGTTCCCCGCCGCCGCCCACCCTGCCGGTCGCCGGTGCGCTGTCCCCGATGACGGCGGGGCAGCCGGGAGCGCTGCAGGGTGCCCAGCAGGGGCAGACCTCGAGCACCGCGGTCGCGTTCAACGGCACGTCCAACGCGGCCAACCTGACCAGCTTCAGCAACCCGTCGTCGTTCACCGTGGAGACCTGGTTCAAGACCTCGAGCCCGTGGGGCGGTCTCATCGCGGGTTTCTACAACACGGTCAGCACGAGCAGCACCAGCCGCGACCGGGTGGTCTACCTGGACAAGAACGGCAAGCTCGTGTTCGCGGTCAACCCGTCCACGATCAAGTCGATCACCTCGACCTCGTCCTACAACGACGGGACCTGGCACCACGTGGCCGCCAGCCTCGGCTCCGGGGGCATGAAGCTCTACGTCGACGGCAACCTGGTGGCCCAGGACGCCACCACCACGACCGCCCAGAACTTCACCGGCTACTGGCGCTGGGGCGGCGGCGGGCTGCCCAACTACCCCAACCGCCCGCTCAGCGACTACCTGGTCGGCACCATCGACGAGTACGCGGTGTTCGGCAGCCAGCTCACCGACGCCCAGGTCCGCCGCCACTACCACGCCAACCACTGA
- a CDS encoding actin cross-linking domain-containing toxin: MTSSLSTGSRPSPLDYRTTFTGPSVGTEQEFLGVRLGKAGSGGSLIAEVVADGRLLVQVTTDIGGGEDAPEGYLGYTMELKTSPTEVADEDGWAARTAAIRAVVKAIGSMVKSGSDTRAFSSGKLEDFDLVVHNTEHVVYKTDSWSSGVSGSSRHATYGLPFADLGTTSAGAQLVQKAHWYLDWSEEFDLITGPWVARDRALATYNYLRSVLVQLAALTTKHSLAVHNLGELRGYTGNLYDSSVKNSWGTLPRTAPLLAIGLLPQADQERVKTALRARPSRVTDTQVWTAVVWHIFQSLTLAGHTPAQPTYATGRPGTLFEFRSGIPVDFKHAFVLVEGEAGGFAGEVQEAKGDKKPLSDDLQSKIKALRPPGSDDSDDEEDESSD, from the coding sequence ATGACGTCTTCGTTGTCGACCGGGTCTCGTCCGTCGCCGTTGGACTACCGGACCACTTTCACCGGCCCTTCGGTCGGGACCGAGCAGGAGTTCCTGGGGGTTCGCCTCGGCAAGGCGGGCTCGGGTGGGTCGTTGATCGCGGAGGTGGTCGCGGACGGGCGGTTGTTGGTTCAGGTCACGACGGACATCGGGGGTGGGGAGGACGCTCCGGAGGGGTACCTCGGGTACACGATGGAGCTCAAGACCAGTCCGACCGAGGTGGCCGACGAGGACGGGTGGGCGGCGCGGACGGCCGCGATCAGGGCGGTGGTGAAGGCCATCGGGTCCATGGTGAAGTCCGGTTCGGACACGCGGGCGTTCAGCAGCGGCAAGCTCGAGGACTTCGACCTGGTCGTGCACAACACCGAGCACGTGGTCTACAAGACCGACTCCTGGTCGAGCGGCGTGAGCGGCAGCAGCAGGCACGCCACCTACGGGCTGCCCTTCGCCGACCTGGGGACGACCTCGGCGGGCGCGCAGTTGGTCCAGAAGGCCCACTGGTACCTGGACTGGTCGGAGGAGTTCGACCTCATCACCGGCCCCTGGGTCGCCCGCGACCGCGCCCTCGCCACCTACAACTACCTGCGGTCGGTGCTCGTCCAGCTCGCCGCGTTGACCACCAAGCACTCCCTGGCCGTCCACAACCTCGGCGAGCTAAGGGGCTACACCGGCAACCTCTATGACAGCTCCGTCAAGAACTCCTGGGGCACTCTGCCCAGGACCGCGCCTCTGCTCGCCATTGGCCTCTTGCCGCAAGCCGACCAAGAGCGGGTGAAGACCGCACTACGCGCCCGCCCCAGCAGGGTGACCGACACCCAGGTATGGACCGCAGTGGTCTGGCACATCTTCCAGAGCCTGACCCTGGCGGGTCACACGCCCGCGCAGCCGACCTACGCCACGGGCAGGCCCGGCACCCTCTTCGAGTTCCGGTCCGGCATCCCGGTCGACTTCAAGCACGCGTTCGTGCTCGTGGAGGGCGAGGCCGGTGGCTTCGCCGGTGAGGTCCAAGAGGCCAAGGGCGACAAGAAGCCGCTCAGCGACGACCTGCAGTCCAAGATCAAGGCGCTGCGCCCGCCGGGCTCGGACGACTCCGACGACGAGGAGGACGAGTCGTCCGACTGA
- a CDS encoding aminoglycoside phosphotransferase family protein, whose translation MTVPEPLTGGNNAHEVVRIGDAVHRAPRSDYAAEVLRHLESVGYEYAPRHLGVDDQGRDVLSYIPGETTDHPSQRAPGAYARAGMMLRQLHEVTANHPLARDHPCVLHGDPGPFNTIVRDGLPIAFIDWTGCAPGAPLDDLGYLAWTWCVQAVGNVPIADQAAHLRELRDGYGEVAPDDLLAAMLASQSHIVDAETANLHEPTLSPTRRAHARRAITWAESSRAMTADHSTRFLAALS comes from the coding sequence GTGACCGTTCCCGAACCGCTCACGGGGGGCAACAACGCGCACGAGGTGGTCCGGATCGGGGACGCGGTCCACCGCGCTCCCAGGTCCGACTACGCCGCCGAAGTGTTGCGCCACCTGGAATCCGTCGGCTACGAGTACGCCCCGCGCCACCTCGGTGTCGACGATCAAGGACGGGACGTCCTCAGCTACATCCCCGGCGAGACCACCGACCACCCCTCGCAGCGGGCGCCGGGTGCCTACGCGCGTGCCGGGATGATGCTCCGCCAACTCCACGAGGTGACGGCCAACCACCCCCTCGCCCGCGACCACCCCTGCGTCCTGCACGGCGACCCGGGCCCCTTCAACACCATCGTCCGCGACGGCCTGCCCATCGCCTTCATCGACTGGACCGGCTGCGCCCCCGGCGCGCCACTGGACGACCTCGGCTACCTGGCCTGGACCTGGTGCGTCCAAGCCGTCGGCAACGTCCCCATCGCCGACCAAGCCGCCCACCTGCGAGAGCTCCGCGACGGCTACGGCGAGGTCGCCCCGGACGACCTGCTCGCCGCCATGCTGGCCAGCCAGAGCCACATCGTGGACGCCGAGACCGCGAACCTCCACGAGCCCACCCTGAGCCCGACCCGCCGCGCCCACGCCCGCCGAGCCATCACCTGGGCCGAGTCCTCCCGCGCCATGACCGCCGACCACAGCACCCGGTTCCTCGCCGCCTTGAGTTGA
- a CDS encoding N,N-dimethylformamidase beta subunit family domain-containing protein, whose amino-acid sequence MGFTCVVPGGDGVLYAVTDTGDLLFYRDLDRTGTPRWANGGVGKLIGTGWGRFTKIVNGGDGVLYGITEDGGLWFYRDLARDGTARWANSGVGRQISTAWQGFRDVVGGGGGILYALTDAGDVLIYRDADRTGGVSWALTGQKIRTGWGAVRRVIDGGDGVIYGLTNTGALLFFRDQFRDGTPAVDRGGAGSTIGQGWSSFALAVGGGGGVIYAITPDGFLLFYKDLARDGSMQWANNGIGSSIGAGWLLTGAALTTQGYPRPLSVAPGERVQFHVSSRVDYDVTYLRLGQGDGKVVGELKAVRGQVQVPRADAWGDGCGWQPSFALTVPTTWTSGIYSARCRDASGVDSHLVFVVRPRVARTGRVAVLASTNTWNAYNDWGGRSKYSTPPGPRLSAERPNPWTSPVDDGELNHLTRAELWVTAWLESASYPLDFYSDADFHRGIPDFAKYPVVVLNTHPEYWTTTMLDRLVTYIAGGGSVLYLGGNGVFEAVTLDSTGTTMTVLGGNANNPRQQSYLRNLTPPRPERAVLGVGYRFDNYMTFAPYEVLEPAHRALRGTGLARGALIGQTGHNGPASGWEMDTAIAGTAPDGVTVFAASQADDRGAPPSGTVVLARGTNPGYGADMTFRDTPAGGIVFCAGSLSFGGSLAVDPALQRIVRNVLDESLGL is encoded by the coding sequence ATGGGGTTCACCTGCGTTGTTCCCGGCGGCGACGGGGTTCTGTATGCGGTCACTGATACGGGTGACCTGCTGTTCTACCGCGATCTGGACCGGACCGGCACTCCCCGTTGGGCCAATGGGGGAGTGGGCAAGCTGATCGGGACCGGCTGGGGTCGGTTCACGAAGATCGTCAACGGTGGCGACGGCGTGCTCTACGGGATCACCGAGGACGGGGGGCTGTGGTTCTACCGGGACCTCGCCCGCGACGGCACGGCGCGGTGGGCCAATAGTGGGGTCGGGCGGCAGATCTCGACCGCGTGGCAGGGGTTCCGGGACGTCGTGGGGGGTGGGGGTGGGATCCTCTACGCGCTGACGGACGCGGGGGATGTCCTGATCTACCGGGACGCCGACCGGACCGGCGGGGTGTCGTGGGCGTTGACCGGGCAGAAGATCCGGACCGGGTGGGGTGCGGTCCGCAGGGTGATCGACGGCGGTGACGGGGTCATCTACGGGTTGACCAACACCGGTGCGCTCCTGTTCTTCCGCGACCAGTTCCGCGACGGCACGCCCGCGGTCGACCGCGGTGGCGCGGGCAGCACCATCGGTCAGGGCTGGTCGAGCTTCGCGCTCGCCGTTGGCGGCGGGGGCGGTGTGATCTACGCGATCACGCCGGACGGGTTCCTGTTGTTCTACAAGGATTTGGCGCGCGATGGCAGCATGCAGTGGGCCAACAATGGCATCGGCAGTTCCATCGGCGCCGGGTGGTTGCTCACCGGGGCCGCGCTCACCACCCAGGGCTACCCGAGGCCTTTGTCGGTCGCGCCGGGGGAGCGGGTCCAGTTCCACGTCTCCAGCCGGGTCGACTACGACGTGACCTACCTGCGGCTCGGTCAGGGCGACGGCAAGGTGGTCGGCGAGCTCAAGGCCGTGCGCGGGCAGGTGCAGGTCCCCCGCGCGGACGCCTGGGGTGACGGGTGCGGTTGGCAGCCGTCGTTCGCCCTCACGGTGCCGACGACCTGGACGTCGGGCATCTACTCGGCCCGCTGCCGCGACGCGTCCGGTGTGGACAGTCACCTGGTGTTCGTGGTCCGCCCGCGGGTCGCCCGCACGGGTCGGGTGGCGGTGTTGGCGAGCACCAACACCTGGAACGCCTACAACGACTGGGGTGGTCGGTCCAAGTACTCGACCCCGCCGGGCCCCCGGCTCAGCGCCGAACGGCCGAACCCGTGGACGTCCCCTGTGGACGACGGCGAGCTCAACCACCTCACCCGGGCCGAGCTGTGGGTCACCGCCTGGCTGGAATCGGCGAGTTACCCGCTGGACTTCTACTCCGACGCCGACTTCCACCGCGGGATCCCGGACTTCGCGAAGTACCCGGTGGTGGTGCTCAACACGCACCCCGAGTACTGGACGACCACGATGCTCGACCGCCTCGTCACCTACATCGCGGGCGGCGGCAGCGTGCTCTACCTCGGTGGCAACGGTGTCTTCGAGGCCGTCACCCTCGATTCCACCGGCACCACCATGACCGTCCTCGGCGGCAACGCGAACAACCCGAGGCAGCAGTCCTACCTGCGCAACCTGACCCCGCCGCGCCCCGAACGCGCGGTACTCGGCGTGGGGTACCGGTTCGACAACTACATGACCTTCGCGCCGTACGAGGTGCTCGAACCCGCGCACCGGGCGCTGCGCGGCACCGGACTCGCCAGGGGCGCCCTCATCGGCCAGACCGGCCACAACGGACCGGCGAGCGGGTGGGAGATGGACACCGCGATCGCAGGCACCGCCCCCGACGGCGTCACGGTCTTCGCCGCCTCCCAGGCCGACGACCGCGGCGCACCCCCCAGCGGCACCGTGGTCCTGGCCCGCGGCACCAACCCCGGCTACGGCGCGGACATGACCTTCCGCGACACCCCCGCGGGCGGCATCGTGTTCTGCGCGGGCTCCCTGAGCTTCGGCGGAAGCCTCGCGGTGGACCCGGCACTGCAACGCATCGTCCGCAACGTCCTCGACGAGAGCCTGGGCCTGTGA
- a CDS encoding CmcJ/NvfI family oxidoreductase, with the protein MTHTIAATVRYLAPTWRYTDEIPVIADWATLTANTVEHMVPVHDAHQTECDVETTGFQRLPHTTTTDFRDPAAVEHSYLPEVADVVQRHTGADHVIATHHFARWGDPGDFEAGYAPFLHGDKPLADPAAYSWARVDHLDVPLDRARTWDFAWYNTWQPIDHPATRDPLTFIDARTVAPTDLHPYTYDGAGEQHQETVPSHSRAHRFYYFPDLPTDELVLFKQLDTRPGHTPTCLHSAITTPVAPMTPLRRSIEVRWLCAFHS; encoded by the coding sequence ATGACGCACACGATCGCCGCCACCGTGCGCTACCTCGCGCCGACCTGGCGGTACACCGACGAGATCCCGGTCATCGCGGACTGGGCGACGCTGACCGCCAACACCGTCGAGCACATGGTCCCGGTGCACGACGCCCACCAGACCGAGTGCGACGTGGAAACGACCGGGTTCCAACGCCTACCGCACACCACCACGACCGACTTCCGCGATCCCGCCGCCGTCGAGCACAGCTACTTGCCCGAGGTGGCCGACGTCGTCCAACGCCACACCGGCGCAGACCACGTCATAGCCACCCACCACTTCGCCCGCTGGGGCGACCCCGGCGACTTCGAAGCCGGCTACGCCCCCTTCCTCCACGGCGACAAACCCCTCGCCGACCCCGCCGCCTACTCCTGGGCCAGGGTGGACCACCTGGACGTCCCCCTCGACCGCGCCCGCACGTGGGACTTCGCCTGGTACAACACCTGGCAGCCCATCGACCACCCCGCGACCCGCGACCCCCTCACCTTCATCGACGCCCGGACAGTCGCCCCCACCGACCTCCACCCCTACACCTACGACGGCGCGGGCGAACAGCACCAAGAGACCGTCCCGTCGCACTCCCGAGCGCACCGCTTCTACTACTTCCCCGACCTGCCGACTGACGAACTGGTCCTGTTCAAGCAACTGGACACCAGGCCAGGGCACACGCCCACCTGCCTGCACTCCGCCATCACGACGCCGGTCGCTCCGATGACCCCGCTTCGGCGCAGTATCGAGGTCCGCTGGCTGTGCGCCTTCCACTCATGA
- a CDS encoding winged helix DNA-binding domain-containing protein — translation MQHVSDDQRRARLGTRHALASRVGSPEAVTGAMGVLHATEPATVYLTCWARMTSAEVADVDRALYADRGLVKQLAMRRTLFVFPRDLLPAAWSSASARVAGTERARLAKDVVATGLTADGNAWLDQARAEVLAVLADAPEGSTALEIRQALPTIDVKMAEGGMSSASRVLTHLGATADIVRGANTGPWKTSRPKWTLMRHWLGDTPEPLSAAEGYRELVHRWLRTFGPGTEDDIVWWLGSTKAAVRAALSALDAVAVSLDGGAVGWLLPDDLAEVPDPGPWVALLPVLDPTVMGWRGRDFYLGEHRQHLFDTRGNAGTTAWVDGRIVGCWVQDDAGTVSVLLLEPVSPQAKRALDNEAERLTAWLGSRRVETGYVSPAVRSKLGPRTG, via the coding sequence ATGCAGCACGTTTCCGACGACCAGCGCCGCGCCCGGCTGGGCACCCGCCACGCCCTGGCGTCGCGGGTGGGCTCCCCGGAGGCCGTCACCGGGGCGATGGGGGTGTTGCACGCCACCGAGCCCGCGACCGTCTACCTGACCTGCTGGGCCCGCATGACCTCGGCGGAGGTCGCCGACGTCGATCGCGCCCTCTACGCCGACCGCGGCCTCGTCAAGCAGTTGGCCATGCGCCGCACCCTGTTCGTCTTCCCGCGCGACCTCCTCCCCGCCGCCTGGTCCAGCGCCTCGGCGCGCGTCGCGGGCACCGAACGCGCGCGCTTGGCGAAGGACGTCGTCGCCACCGGGCTCACCGCTGATGGGAACGCCTGGCTCGACCAGGCCCGCGCGGAGGTCCTCGCGGTGCTGGCGGACGCGCCCGAGGGCAGCACCGCCCTTGAGATACGTCAAGCCTTGCCCACGATCGACGTCAAGATGGCGGAGGGCGGGATGTCGTCGGCATCGAGGGTGCTCACCCACTTGGGCGCCACCGCGGACATCGTGCGCGGGGCGAACACCGGCCCGTGGAAGACCTCACGTCCGAAGTGGACGCTCATGCGGCACTGGCTCGGGGACACCCCCGAACCCCTGAGTGCCGCCGAGGGGTACCGGGAGCTCGTGCACCGCTGGCTGCGGACGTTCGGCCCTGGCACCGAGGACGACATCGTGTGGTGGCTGGGTTCGACGAAAGCCGCTGTGCGGGCAGCACTTTCGGCGCTCGACGCGGTGGCGGTGTCGCTCGACGGCGGCGCGGTCGGCTGGCTGTTGCCCGATGACCTGGCGGAGGTCCCCGATCCCGGGCCCTGGGTGGCGCTGCTACCGGTGCTGGACCCGACGGTGATGGGCTGGCGGGGGCGGGACTTCTACCTCGGCGAGCACCGGCAGCACCTGTTCGACACCCGGGGCAACGCCGGGACGACCGCGTGGGTCGACGGCCGCATCGTGGGTTGCTGGGTGCAGGACGATGCGGGAACCGTGTCGGTCCTGCTGCTGGAACCTGTTTCCCCACAGGCGAAACGCGCCTTGGACAACGAGGCTGAACGACTCACCGCGTGGCTGGGCAGCCGACGAGTGGAGACCGGCTACGTCTCCCCCGCCGTGCGTTCGAAGCTGGGCCCACGCACCGGCTAG
- a CDS encoding cytochrome P450: MATPFTAIPSAPGALPLVGHAPGLMRDPLAFLESLPAHGDLVRVRLGPMRAVVVCTAELTAAVLRDDHVFDKGGPFWDRVREFAGDGLSSCPHHLHRRQRRLVQPAFHAGRLPAYAAVMARESTATMRAWQDGAVLDVLPRMLDLTSRIVAVTMFSDALPEAEFAQALDDTTVLMTGLYRRMMTPPVLDKLPTPGNRAYRRSTLRLRETLYRIVVDRRAHRVDHGDLLSALLAAQDPQTRGGSTDAELTDQLITFFIAGSETAASCLSWTLNLLAAEPDLQDQVHAEAKGVLAAQGAAGVDTLTGRVITESLRRWPPVWMFTRTTTMDTELAGHHIPADTAVILSPQLIHHRPDLYPHPEEFDADRWLVEPTHRTPYLPFSAGPRKCVGNQYALTEISIALATIVSQWRLDPLPGSEIRVTPAATLRPRGLKLRITSRSASTALPAQRQADSPVVEPNSP, from the coding sequence ATGGCGACCCCGTTCACCGCGATCCCCTCGGCTCCCGGCGCGCTGCCCCTGGTGGGCCACGCGCCGGGGCTGATGCGCGATCCGCTGGCCTTCCTCGAATCCCTGCCCGCGCACGGTGATCTGGTGCGGGTCCGGCTCGGCCCGATGCGCGCGGTCGTGGTGTGCACGGCCGAGTTGACCGCGGCGGTGTTGCGCGACGACCACGTCTTCGACAAGGGCGGCCCGTTCTGGGACCGCGTCCGCGAGTTCGCTGGCGACGGCCTCTCCTCGTGCCCGCACCACCTGCACCGCCGTCAGCGCCGCTTGGTGCAGCCCGCTTTCCACGCAGGCCGGTTGCCCGCGTACGCGGCCGTGATGGCGCGGGAGTCGACGGCGACGATGCGGGCGTGGCAGGACGGTGCGGTGCTGGATGTGTTGCCGCGCATGCTGGACCTGACATCCCGCATCGTTGCGGTGACGATGTTCTCGGATGCTTTGCCGGAAGCCGAGTTCGCCCAAGCTCTCGACGACACCACAGTGCTGATGACCGGCCTCTACCGGCGGATGATGACGCCACCGGTGCTCGACAAGCTCCCCACGCCGGGCAATCGCGCCTATCGCCGCTCAACGTTGCGGCTGCGCGAAACCCTGTACCGCATCGTCGTGGACCGCCGCGCACATCGGGTCGACCACGGTGACCTGCTGTCGGCGCTGCTGGCCGCCCAGGATCCCCAGACCCGGGGCGGCTCAACGGACGCGGAGCTGACCGACCAGCTCATCACGTTCTTCATCGCGGGTTCCGAGACCGCCGCCAGTTGCCTGTCCTGGACGCTGAACCTGCTCGCCGCCGAGCCCGACCTGCAGGACCAGGTCCACGCCGAGGCCAAGGGCGTGTTGGCGGCCCAAGGCGCGGCCGGGGTCGACACGCTCACCGGCCGCGTGATCACCGAGTCGCTGCGCCGGTGGCCGCCGGTCTGGATGTTCACCCGCACCACGACCATGGACACCGAGCTGGCGGGCCACCACATCCCCGCGGACACGGCGGTGATCCTGAGCCCCCAGCTGATCCACCACCGCCCCGACCTCTACCCGCACCCGGAGGAGTTTGACGCCGACCGCTGGCTGGTCGAGCCGACCCACCGGACGCCGTACCTGCCGTTCAGTGCCGGACCGCGCAAGTGCGTGGGAAACCAGTACGCGCTCACGGAGATCTCGATCGCGTTGGCCACCATAGTCTCCCAGTGGCGACTGGACCCCTTGCCCGGCAGCGAGATCCGCGTGACCCCGGCCGCGACGCTGCGGCCCCGCGGGCTCAAGCTCCGGATCACGTCCCGGTCGGCCTCGACCGCGCTTCCCGCGCAACGCCAGGCCGACTCGCCGGTCGTGGAGCCGAACAGCCCCTAG